Genomic window (Fluviispira vulneris):
TGGATTGCGGGTGATCTTAGAAACGCGCATATAGTGTTGCGCAATACGATCATCAAGGCGAGATAAATAAGAGTCACGCACTTTGTTGATTTCGTCTAAGCGACCTGCAGAGTTATTTTCTGCTTCTTGGGCTTTTTTGCGTTCACCTTCCGAAGCACTGATAGAAGCGGAAAGCTCTGTTTCTGCTTTTTGGAAAACAGCTTTGGATTGTTCAATGCGGCTTTCCGTTTCGTCGGCACGGCGCTGCGTTTCACGAATATCGCGCTCAACGTGATCGAGTTCACGTTTGAGTCCACGGTGATCATCATCATTTTTCGCAGCAAACAAACGAGCAGAGCGTTCTGCTTTGCGTTCATCTAGGTCATCAAGTTTTTTGTAAAGACGGCGGAGTTCTGCTTCGTGGAAAACCATGTCTGTGCGTGTTTTTGCGATTATTTCTTCACTGATACGCGATTTTTTAGCGAGTTCAGAGAGTTC
Coding sequences:
- a CDS encoding zinc ribbon domain-containing protein, giving the protein MNPNYEIIEQLYRLDIDSGLVTQDQRVAQKELSELAKKSRISEEIIAKTRTDMVFHEAELRRLYKKLDDLDERKAERSARLFAAKNDDDHRGLKRELDHVERDIRETQRRADETESRIEQSKAVFQKAETELSASISASEGERKKAQEAENNSAGRLDEINKVRDSYLSRLDDRIAQHYMRVSKITRNPNGPICRVVERACGNCRIGLSPQILNNIARGKSVEFCPNCSHVLLPQSNA